One window of Triplophysa rosa linkage group LG8, Trosa_1v2, whole genome shotgun sequence genomic DNA carries:
- the LOC130557766 gene encoding inhibitor of Bruton tyrosine kinase-like: MENEDDQADTSTLPARLEHDVKVFCWRSMGTAAKQCRWAYGRQVFMSDIALSKTSMMFVTQDGEGFSGEWLGQCKKAGDKKDGLELSSHLESGAVYERIRLEKLHYVHRAVSITMDSKGRNFGLLQADPKTSQRILHSTAHPVHPDTSYVISALMCDVQAAGQWRTESRYLEMFIIVVMLFTLYCNVFSLVNVT; encoded by the exons atggaaaatgaagatgatcaagccgatacatcgactttgccagcgcgacttgagcacgATGTAaag GTGTTTTGCTGGCGCTCTATGGGCACGGCAGCAAAGCAGTGTCGCTGGGCGTATGGGCGACAAGTCTTCATGTCAGACATCGCCCTGAGTAAAACCAGCATGATGTTTGTCACTCAAGATGGAGAGGGCTTCAGTGGAGAGTGGCTGGGCCAATGCAAGAAAGCTGGGGATAAGAAAG ATGGTTTGGAGTTGTCTAGTCACTTAGAAAGCGGGGCTGTTTATGAACGGATTCGTCTGGAGAAGCTTCATTACGTCCACAGAGCTGTCTCCATCACCATGGATTCTAAGGGCCGGAATTTTGGGCTCCTGCAGGCTGATCCCAAAACCAG tcagcGTATTTTGCAttccactgcgcaccctgttcaccctgacacatcatacgtcatcagcgcgctcatGTGCGATGTGCAGGCAGCGGGACAATGGCGGACAGAGAGCAGGTACCTGGAGATGTTCATTATTGTAGTAATGTTATTtactttgtactgtaatgttttctcACTGGTGAATGTGACATGA